One Chitinophagaceae bacterium C216 genomic window carries:
- the kduD_1 gene encoding 2-dehydro-3-deoxy-D-gluconate 5-dehydrogenase yields the protein MNKLELLFSLKGITIIVTGASSGLGLDQAITLAECGARVYALNRTGNIKTRQEREIPDNLIFKKLDVTDRSEVSAVFKEIGDQHGIDVLVNNAGITKRTRAEHVTAEDWEAIHRVNTDAVFYCCQAAYPYLKKSKHVGRIINISSMASYLGFSEVVPYNSSKSAVLGITRGLAVEWNADNILVNSVSPGWFPSEMNLQVMDADRKEKILSRMPLHRFGKPIELSAMICFLASPSATYITGQDFSVDGGALAFGY from the coding sequence GTGAATAAGCTTGAGCTACTTTTCTCATTAAAAGGAATTACCATTATTGTAACCGGTGCATCAAGTGGGCTGGGACTAGATCAGGCTATTACACTGGCCGAATGTGGTGCGAGGGTATATGCCCTTAATCGTACTGGGAACATCAAAACAAGGCAGGAAAGAGAAATACCGGATAATCTGATATTTAAGAAACTCGATGTAACGGATAGAAGTGAAGTAAGCGCTGTTTTCAAAGAAATAGGCGACCAGCATGGTATTGATGTGCTGGTTAATAATGCAGGTATTACCAAAAGGACGAGAGCAGAACACGTCACTGCAGAAGATTGGGAAGCCATTCATCGGGTAAATACCGATGCTGTATTTTATTGTTGTCAGGCAGCTTATCCCTATTTGAAGAAATCCAAACATGTGGGGCGCATCATTAATATCTCCTCCATGGCTTCTTATCTGGGCTTTTCAGAAGTAGTTCCTTATAATTCAAGTAAATCGGCCGTATTAGGTATTACGCGTGGCCTAGCCGTTGAATGGAATGCAGACAATATCTTGGTAAATTCTGTGTCGCCTGGCTGGTTTCCTTCTGAAATGAACCTGCAGGTAATGGATGCGGACAGAAAAGAAAAAATTTTATCACGGATGCCTTTGCATCGTTTTGGCAAGCCTATCGAATTGTCTGCAATGATTTGTTTTCTAGCTTCTCCATCCGCTACTTATATTACCGGTCAAGATTTCAGTGTAGATGGTGGGGCACTTGCTTTTGGATACTAA
- the Vejaci gene encoding 3,6-anhydro-alpha-L-galactonate cycloisomerase, whose amino-acid sequence MYTITDYSIYTAKAELPYNIADATHTLTELSFIVLRIQVSNGVIGESYLLSFQYSPEAIVGALKDIGSLVVGEQVHDTIKVLKKADEASEYFGKEGINRWAQGAFNIAMWDAWGKILGQPIWKLWGVSVNKVPVYGSGGWLSYSIEELIAEVKAYKDRGFKAVKIKVGKPDWREDLERLRLVREAVGNNVDIMMDANQGMTVSNALLLARAARDLNIQWFEEPIDHTDFQGYQFLRNQAGISLAMGEREYSMVPLRELLIRNAIDIWQPDILRLGGVEGWKASAALAQSYGILVLPHYYKDYDVPLLCTIPNGAGAESFDWIDPLIDHPLEISNGMAKPRTEPGWGFQFKDQFLTQIFKYRE is encoded by the coding sequence ATGTATACGATTACAGATTATTCTATATATACAGCCAAGGCAGAGCTTCCTTATAATATAGCCGATGCTACGCATACGCTTACCGAACTTTCCTTTATCGTATTGCGCATACAGGTATCGAATGGAGTTATTGGTGAGTCGTATTTGCTGAGCTTTCAATACAGTCCGGAGGCCATTGTTGGGGCATTAAAAGATATTGGAAGTCTCGTTGTAGGTGAGCAAGTTCATGATACCATTAAAGTTTTGAAAAAAGCAGATGAGGCGAGTGAATACTTTGGCAAAGAAGGTATAAATCGCTGGGCACAAGGAGCATTTAATATTGCAATGTGGGATGCTTGGGGTAAAATACTGGGTCAGCCGATATGGAAATTGTGGGGTGTATCGGTAAATAAAGTGCCTGTATACGGAAGTGGAGGTTGGTTGTCTTATTCGATTGAGGAGCTGATAGCAGAGGTGAAGGCTTATAAAGATAGAGGTTTTAAAGCTGTAAAAATAAAAGTTGGTAAGCCAGACTGGAGAGAAGACCTAGAAAGGTTGCGACTGGTGAGGGAGGCTGTCGGAAATAATGTAGATATTATGATGGATGCCAATCAGGGTATGACAGTGTCCAATGCTTTATTGCTGGCAAGAGCTGCCCGCGATCTAAATATTCAGTGGTTTGAAGAACCCATAGACCATACAGACTTTCAGGGATATCAGTTTTTGCGAAACCAAGCAGGAATTTCTTTAGCTATGGGTGAGCGGGAATACTCGATGGTTCCGCTACGTGAGCTATTAATAAGAAATGCCATTGATATATGGCAACCCGACATCCTTCGTTTGGGAGGGGTAGAAGGTTGGAAAGCAAGTGCTGCACTGGCACAGAGTTACGGCATCCTTGTTTTGCCACATTATTATAAAGACTATGATGTTCCTCTTTTGTGTACTATACCTAATGGGGCAGGAGCCGAATCGTTTGATTGGATAGATCCGCTTATTGATCACCCTCTGGAAATTAGCAATGGTATGGCAAAGCCTCGTACAGAACCGGGATGGGGTTTTCAATTTAAAGATCAATTCTTGACCCAAATATTTAAGTATCGTGAATAA